A genomic stretch from Marinimicrobium sp. C6131 includes:
- a CDS encoding P-II family nitrogen regulator, whose translation MKLITAVVKPFKLDDVRTALSEVGVQGMTVTEVKGFGRQKGHTELYRGAEYVVDFLPKVKVELAVDDSLVEQAVEAITKAAQTGKIGDGKIFITPLEEIIRIRTGETGPDAI comes from the coding sequence ATGAAACTGATCACTGCTGTAGTAAAACCGTTCAAGTTGGACGACGTGCGCACCGCACTGTCCGAGGTAGGCGTTCAGGGCATGACGGTCACCGAGGTCAAAGGTTTTGGCCGCCAGAAAGGTCACACCGAGCTGTATCGGGGTGCCGAGTACGTGGTGGACTTCCTGCCCAAGGTAAAGGTCGAGCTGGCTGTTGACGACTCTCTGGTCGAGCAGGCGGTGGAAGCCATTACCAAGGCCGCCCAGACTGGCAAAATCGGCGACGGTAAGATCTTTATCACGCCGCTGGAGGAAATCATCCGTATCCGTACCGGTGAAACCGGCCCGGACGCGATCTGA
- the ubiD gene encoding 4-hydroxy-3-polyprenylbenzoate decarboxylase, with product MKYRDLRDFIHLLEQRGELKRITAEVDPYLEITEICDRTLRAGGPALLFENPKGYDIPLLGNLFGTPERVALGMGEESVEALREVGKLLAFLKEPEPPKGFKDAWEKLSIFKQVLNMGPKVVRKAPCQDVVLEGDAVDLDKLPIQTCWPGDAGPLVTWPLVITRGPEKERQNLGIYRMQKIGKNRLIMRWLAHRGGALDFRDWQKAHPGEPFPVSIALGADPATILGAVTPVPDTLSEYGFAGLLRGDKTEVVKSQSNDLQVPASAEFILEGYLAPDDMADEGPFGDHTGYYNEVDRFPVFTVERITHRKDPIYHSTYTGRPPDEPAILGVALNEVFVPILRKQFPEIVDFYLPPEGCSYRMAVVTMKKQYPGHAKRVMMGVWSFLRQFMYTKFVIVVDDDVNARDWKDVIWAITTRMDPSRDTVLVDNTPIDYLDFASPVSGLGSKMGLDATNKWPGETDREWGSPIVQDPEVKQRVDALWDELGIDS from the coding sequence ATGAAATACCGCGACCTCCGAGACTTCATCCACCTGCTCGAACAACGCGGCGAATTGAAACGCATCACCGCCGAAGTCGATCCCTACCTGGAGATCACGGAAATCTGTGACCGCACCCTGCGTGCCGGCGGCCCCGCTCTGCTGTTTGAAAATCCCAAGGGCTACGATATTCCGCTGCTGGGTAACCTGTTCGGCACGCCCGAACGGGTCGCTCTGGGTATGGGCGAAGAGTCGGTGGAAGCGCTGCGGGAAGTGGGCAAACTGCTCGCCTTTCTGAAAGAGCCGGAGCCCCCCAAAGGCTTTAAAGACGCTTGGGAAAAGCTGTCAATTTTCAAACAGGTTCTGAATATGGGGCCGAAGGTCGTACGCAAGGCGCCCTGTCAGGACGTGGTGCTGGAAGGCGACGCGGTGGATCTGGACAAGCTCCCCATTCAGACCTGCTGGCCCGGCGATGCCGGGCCGCTGGTCACCTGGCCACTGGTGATTACCCGTGGCCCGGAGAAAGAGCGGCAAAACCTGGGCATCTACCGGATGCAGAAGATCGGCAAGAACCGTCTGATCATGCGCTGGCTGGCCCACCGCGGGGGCGCTCTGGATTTTCGGGACTGGCAGAAAGCCCACCCGGGTGAGCCCTTCCCGGTCTCCATCGCGTTGGGCGCGGACCCCGCCACGATTCTTGGCGCGGTCACTCCGGTGCCGGACACGTTGTCCGAGTACGGTTTCGCGGGATTGTTACGGGGCGATAAAACCGAAGTCGTCAAAAGCCAGAGCAACGATCTGCAGGTGCCCGCTTCGGCCGAGTTCATTCTGGAAGGCTATCTGGCACCGGACGATATGGCCGATGAGGGTCCGTTTGGGGATCACACCGGTTACTACAACGAGGTGGATCGCTTCCCGGTCTTTACCGTGGAGCGCATCACGCACCGCAAAGATCCGATTTACCACAGCACTTATACCGGCCGCCCGCCGGATGAGCCGGCCATTCTCGGCGTTGCGCTGAACGAGGTGTTCGTGCCGATTCTGCGCAAGCAGTTCCCGGAAATTGTGGACTTCTATCTGCCTCCGGAAGGTTGCTCCTACCGCATGGCGGTGGTGACCATGAAGAAGCAGTATCCCGGTCACGCCAAGCGGGTCATGATGGGCGTCTGGTCGTTCCTGCGTCAGTTCATGTACACCAAGTTTGTCATTGTGGTGGATGATGATGTCAATGCGCGGGACTGGAAGGATGTGATCTGGGCAATCACCACCCGCATGGACCCCAGCCGGGATACGGTGCTGGTGGATAACACCCCCATTGATTATCTGGACTTTGCTTCGCCGGTCTCCGGGCTGGGTTCGAAGATGGGGCTGGATGCCACCAACAAGTGGCCCGGTGAAACGGATCGCGAATGGGGCAGTCCTATTGTCCAGGACCCCGAGGTCAAGCAGCGTGTGGATGCGTTGTGGGATGAACTGGGGATAGATTCATAA
- a CDS encoding ammonium transporter, whose product MEENIFHLQYAIDTFYFLVCGALVMWMAAGFSMLEAGLVRAKNTTEILTKNVSLFAISCIMYLVCGYAIMYDGGIFLSGIQNVDVASTLGEFSERGDFTGGSIYSGASDFFFQVVFVATAMSIVSGAVAERMKLWAFLAFAVVMTGFIYPMEGSWTWNGADVFGMYNLGDLGFSDFAGSGIVHMAGAAAALAGVILLGARKGKYGPNGEVRAIPGANLPLATLGMFILWMGWFGFNGGSVLKLGDIANANSVAMVFLNTNAAAAAGLVAALILGRILFGKADLTMALNGALAGLVAITAEPSTPSALGASIIGAIGGIIVVFSIVGLDKLKIDDPVGAISVHGVVGLWGLLAVPFTNSDVSFLGQIVGALTIFVWVFVTSLIVWGILKAVLGLRVSEDEEYEGVDLSECGMEAYPEFVSNK is encoded by the coding sequence ATGGAAGAAAATATTTTTCATTTGCAGTATGCGATCGACACGTTTTACTTTCTAGTATGTGGGGCACTGGTCATGTGGATGGCCGCGGGCTTCTCGATGCTTGAGGCGGGTCTGGTCCGTGCTAAAAACACCACAGAGATTCTGACCAAAAACGTCTCTCTGTTCGCCATTTCATGCATCATGTACCTGGTGTGTGGTTACGCCATTATGTACGACGGGGGAATTTTCCTCTCCGGTATCCAGAACGTGGATGTCGCCTCTACTCTGGGTGAGTTCTCCGAGCGTGGTGACTTCACCGGTGGTTCCATCTACTCCGGCGCTTCGGATTTCTTCTTCCAGGTCGTGTTCGTGGCCACCGCCATGTCTATCGTCTCGGGTGCCGTCGCTGAGCGTATGAAGTTGTGGGCCTTCCTGGCTTTCGCCGTTGTCATGACCGGCTTCATCTACCCGATGGAAGGTTCCTGGACCTGGAACGGTGCCGACGTCTTTGGCATGTATAACCTGGGCGACCTGGGTTTCTCTGACTTTGCCGGTTCCGGTATTGTCCACATGGCCGGTGCGGCCGCTGCTCTGGCCGGCGTGATCCTGCTGGGCGCCCGTAAAGGCAAGTATGGTCCCAACGGTGAAGTGCGCGCCATTCCCGGTGCCAACCTGCCGCTGGCCACTCTGGGTATGTTCATCCTGTGGATGGGCTGGTTCGGTTTCAACGGTGGTTCGGTGCTGAAGCTGGGCGATATTGCCAACGCCAACTCCGTCGCCATGGTGTTCCTGAACACCAACGCCGCAGCGGCAGCCGGTCTGGTGGCGGCGCTGATCCTGGGTCGCATCCTGTTCGGCAAGGCTGACCTGACCATGGCGCTGAACGGGGCTCTGGCCGGTCTGGTGGCCATTACTGCTGAGCCGTCTACCCCGAGCGCTCTGGGCGCCAGCATCATCGGTGCCATTGGCGGTATCATTGTTGTCTTCTCCATCGTGGGGCTGGACAAGCTGAAGATCGACGACCCGGTCGGTGCCATCTCCGTTCACGGTGTGGTCGGTCTGTGGGGTCTGCTGGCGGTGCCGTTCACCAATAGCGACGTCAGCTTCCTGGGACAGATTGTGGGTGCACTGACCATCTTCGTCTGGGTATTCGTGACCAGCCTGATCGTCTGGGGCATCCTCAAGGCTGTGCTTGGACTGCGGGTTTCCGAGGACGAGGAATACGAAGGTGTCGACCTGTCCGAATGTGGTATGGAAGCGTATCCGGAATTTGTCAGCAACAAGTAA
- a CDS encoding ThuA domain-containing protein produces MLKKYLFTAACVLGLLFTFTGVQAQSVPQFKVLMFTKMDGFHHKSVNEGVAAIREMAEKHEFAVDWHEDADLINDENLEQYDVILFLLTTGNILNEEQQGAMERFIQSGKGFVGIHSASDTEYDWDWYTKMVGRTFHIHPRNQTAELEVLDRKFPGLERMPDNFWWTDEFYEFGTERIDTLNYILSVNGDTYDTYAKWGDKESQDMDFRPIAWYHEYDGGRAFYTALGHIPATYEDRLFLEHIYGGLMWAATGKGLKK; encoded by the coding sequence ATGCTCAAGAAGTATCTGTTTACCGCCGCCTGCGTACTCGGCCTGCTGTTTACCTTTACCGGCGTTCAGGCCCAGTCCGTCCCGCAATTTAAAGTACTGATGTTCACCAAAATGGACGGTTTTCATCACAAATCGGTGAATGAAGGTGTGGCCGCCATCCGGGAGATGGCCGAAAAGCACGAGTTCGCCGTTGACTGGCACGAAGACGCCGATCTGATCAATGACGAGAACCTGGAACAATACGACGTCATCCTGTTTTTGCTCACCACCGGCAATATCCTGAACGAAGAGCAGCAGGGAGCCATGGAGCGCTTCATCCAGTCCGGTAAAGGCTTTGTGGGCATTCACAGCGCCTCGGACACTGAATACGACTGGGACTGGTACACCAAGATGGTGGGCCGCACCTTCCACATTCACCCCCGCAACCAGACCGCCGAGCTCGAAGTACTGGACCGCAAGTTCCCGGGGCTTGAGCGCATGCCCGACAACTTCTGGTGGACCGATGAGTTCTATGAGTTCGGCACCGAGCGGATTGATACGCTGAACTACATTCTGTCCGTGAATGGCGACACCTACGACACCTACGCCAAGTGGGGTGACAAGGAAAGCCAGGACATGGATTTCCGGCCCATCGCCTGGTATCACGAGTACGATGGCGGCCGCGCGTTCTACACCGCACTGGGCCATATTCCCGCCACCTATGAAGATCGGCTGTTCCTGGAGCATATCTATGGCGGCCTGATGTGGGCGGCCACGGGTAAAGGTCTCAAGAAGTAG
- a CDS encoding S8 family serine peptidase, with amino-acid sequence MSVIYRALWPFALAAALIACSGDPGPTVYEVRAENNTGGQITPSQRQVEAGQTTSFTITPDPGYELQSITGCGGERTRDIFTTDTVQSDCTVSARFQLSDYRISTQVSGLGTLSPESALVTIEDTTEFVVLPAEDYRLASISGCGGRLEDDRYTVAEVSAACTISVRFEPDVYTVSGTLNATALNQFDGTLNDASTELALNDSFDTPQFINNRTTLAGFATAEPADIDPRFPAHFADTPNPADYYRVSLQEGQLIQLQVVDYAPVDSDETRYQGDLDLYLYSATEDLVGSSTGTGEFEELTIAETGDYLIEVTAAQGTSKYILRLLPEGTAPQTDLSQTQSGDFVPGQMLVIPAETGRKSLSKGQPARVLLEQSVPLSARAYHHPGSALASLSQRNPAAYQKLSTLRAIKARRLDPAVALAEPNYLRQVQRVPNDPRYDLQWHYDVINLPRAWDLTTGTPETGDAPIIAVVDTGVILEHPDLQGQLRDGYDFIRDDERANDNQPGIDADPSDPGDGDSLDPDSWHGTHVAGTVAAASDNGEGGAGIAWGAQIMPLRALGVGGGTSYDILQSVLYAAGLENDSGTLPERPADIINLSLGGPGNSQVEADTFRQISEALGILVVASSGNENTAEPLFPASYPTVISVGATTAAGQRAPYSNFGETLDVVAPGGNLGEDANGDAIPDGILSTSGERDASGAIQPGYSLSYQGTSMAAPHVAGVAALMKAVYPGLTAAEFTQLLEQGDLTAGDGTRSDELGYGQIDAELAVGKAYQIANDADFQWPARVSVQPSRVNLGTTSETLVELISEGEGEPDSITFDTDVSWLAVEPFDVQSNGLGRYRITVDRAPLEDSPGFYRGRVLFTVDSDSTLTLEVFMEVGTVSTTGQLTRTYVLLIDQDDAEGTAYQAVAVPTDTSNEEATFEITGVLPGRYSVVAGSDIDADGIICQLAEQCGAYPSLEREQVIEVTDANRSGLDFTLGILGGLLESSAQQGSGAPEPPTTYSRHVSPPERLRQRGPQE; translated from the coding sequence ATGTCTGTCATCTACAGAGCCCTTTGGCCATTCGCCCTGGCGGCGGCACTGATCGCCTGCAGCGGCGACCCGGGGCCCACCGTTTACGAAGTCCGCGCGGAGAACAATACGGGCGGGCAGATCACGCCCAGTCAGCGCCAGGTGGAGGCGGGCCAGACCACGAGCTTCACCATCACACCGGACCCGGGCTACGAGCTTCAGAGCATTACCGGCTGTGGCGGCGAGCGCACCCGGGATATCTTCACCACCGATACGGTTCAAAGTGACTGCACCGTCAGCGCCCGCTTCCAGCTCAGCGATTATCGGATCAGTACCCAGGTAAGCGGTTTGGGCACACTGTCTCCAGAGTCTGCCCTGGTCACCATCGAGGATACCACCGAGTTTGTCGTGCTTCCCGCTGAAGATTACCGGCTGGCCAGTATTTCCGGCTGCGGCGGCCGCCTAGAAGACGACCGGTACACCGTCGCGGAGGTAAGCGCCGCCTGCACCATCAGTGTCCGCTTCGAGCCCGACGTGTACACCGTCAGCGGCACCTTGAACGCCACCGCCCTGAACCAGTTTGACGGCACACTCAATGACGCCAGCACCGAGCTGGCGTTGAACGACAGCTTCGATACCCCCCAGTTCATCAATAACCGCACCACCCTGGCCGGCTTTGCCACCGCCGAACCCGCCGACATCGACCCGCGCTTCCCGGCACACTTCGCCGATACCCCCAACCCGGCGGATTACTATCGGGTCAGCCTGCAGGAGGGACAGCTGATCCAATTGCAGGTGGTGGATTACGCCCCGGTGGACAGCGATGAAACCCGGTACCAGGGCGACCTGGACCTCTACCTATACTCCGCCACAGAGGACCTGGTCGGAAGCTCCACCGGCACCGGTGAGTTTGAGGAACTGACCATTGCGGAAACCGGGGATTACCTGATCGAAGTGACCGCTGCGCAGGGAACCTCCAAGTACATACTGCGCCTGCTCCCGGAGGGCACTGCCCCACAGACCGATCTGAGCCAGACGCAATCCGGCGATTTCGTGCCGGGACAGATGCTGGTGATCCCCGCCGAGACCGGTCGGAAAAGCCTGAGCAAGGGACAACCGGCCCGCGTGCTCCTGGAGCAGAGCGTCCCACTGAGTGCCCGGGCCTACCACCACCCCGGCAGCGCCCTGGCCAGCCTCAGCCAGCGCAATCCGGCCGCCTATCAGAAGCTCTCCACCTTGAGAGCCATCAAGGCCCGGCGTCTCGACCCGGCCGTCGCCCTGGCGGAACCCAACTACCTGCGTCAGGTCCAGCGCGTTCCCAACGATCCGCGCTATGACCTGCAATGGCATTACGACGTCATCAACCTGCCCCGCGCCTGGGACCTGACCACAGGCACTCCGGAAACAGGCGATGCCCCCATTATCGCGGTGGTAGACACCGGGGTCATACTCGAGCACCCCGATCTGCAGGGCCAATTGCGGGATGGCTATGACTTTATCCGGGACGACGAGCGCGCCAACGACAACCAACCGGGCATCGACGCCGACCCAAGCGACCCGGGCGATGGCGACAGCCTGGACCCGGACAGTTGGCACGGCACCCATGTGGCCGGCACCGTGGCCGCCGCCAGCGACAACGGCGAGGGCGGTGCCGGGATTGCCTGGGGCGCGCAGATTATGCCCCTTCGCGCCCTGGGAGTCGGCGGCGGCACCAGCTACGACATCTTGCAGAGTGTGCTCTACGCCGCCGGGCTGGAAAACGACAGTGGCACCCTGCCCGAACGCCCGGCGGATATCATCAATCTCAGCCTGGGGGGCCCCGGGAACTCCCAGGTCGAAGCGGATACCTTCCGGCAGATCAGTGAAGCTCTGGGCATACTGGTGGTCGCATCCTCCGGCAATGAAAACACCGCCGAGCCGCTTTTTCCCGCGAGCTACCCCACTGTGATTTCCGTGGGAGCAACCACTGCGGCCGGACAGCGTGCGCCTTATTCCAACTTCGGGGAAACCCTGGATGTGGTCGCTCCCGGCGGCAACCTGGGCGAGGACGCCAATGGCGATGCCATCCCGGACGGTATCCTCAGCACCAGCGGGGAGCGCGATGCCTCGGGAGCCATTCAACCCGGTTATAGCCTGTCCTACCAGGGTACCTCCATGGCGGCCCCCCATGTGGCCGGGGTCGCCGCCCTGATGAAAGCCGTATACCCCGGTCTGACGGCCGCTGAATTCACTCAATTGCTGGAACAGGGAGACCTGACCGCGGGGGACGGCACGCGCAGCGATGAGCTGGGTTACGGCCAGATTGACGCCGAATTGGCGGTAGGCAAAGCATACCAAATCGCTAATGACGCCGATTTTCAGTGGCCCGCCCGAGTGAGCGTGCAGCCGTCCCGGGTCAACCTGGGCACCACCTCGGAAACGCTGGTCGAACTGATTTCAGAGGGAGAGGGTGAGCCGGACTCGATCACCTTTGACACCGACGTATCCTGGCTGGCGGTTGAGCCTTTTGACGTTCAGTCCAACGGGCTGGGCCGTTACCGGATTACCGTCGATCGCGCGCCCCTGGAAGACAGCCCGGGTTTCTACCGGGGCCGGGTGCTGTTCACCGTGGACAGCGACAGTACGCTGACATTGGAGGTGTTCATGGAGGTCGGCACGGTCTCAACCACCGGCCAGCTCACGCGAACCTACGTGCTACTGATTGACCAGGACGACGCCGAAGGCACCGCCTACCAGGCCGTGGCCGTTCCCACGGACACCTCCAACGAAGAGGCCACCTTCGAAATCACCGGCGTACTCCCGGGCCGCTATTCCGTTGTCGCGGGCTCCGATATCGACGCCGACGGCATCATTTGCCAACTCGCTGAGCAGTGTGGGGCCTACCCCAGCCTGGAGCGTGAGCAGGTGATTGAAGTGACCGACGCGAACCGCTCCGGGCTCGACTTCACCCTGGGCATTCTGGGCGGCCTGCTTGAATCCAGTGCCCAGCAAGGATCCGGCGCGCCCGAACCACCCACAACCTACTCCCGACACGTTTCCCCGCCCGAGCGTCTGCGCCAAAGAGGTCCTCAAGAGTAA
- the trxA gene encoding thioredoxin TrxA, with the protein MSSDAIVHVTDESFEAEVLKADKPVLVDFWAAWCGPCKMIAPILDELAGTHGDKIKITKMDVDANKEVPGKFNIRGIPTLIIFKNGEPDSTKVGALSKQQLVEFIEGAL; encoded by the coding sequence ATGAGTAGCGACGCTATAGTGCACGTCACTGACGAGAGCTTCGAGGCCGAAGTCCTGAAGGCCGACAAGCCCGTACTGGTTGATTTCTGGGCGGCCTGGTGTGGTCCCTGCAAAATGATCGCCCCGATCCTGGACGAGCTGGCCGGCACCCATGGTGACAAGATCAAAATCACCAAGATGGATGTGGACGCCAACAAAGAAGTCCCCGGCAAATTCAACATCCGTGGTATCCCGACGCTGATCATCTTCAAAAACGGCGAACCGGACTCCACCAAAGTCGGCGCGCTGTCCAAACAGCAACTGGTCGAGTTTATCGAAGGCGCTCTGTAA
- a CDS encoding methyl-accepting chemotaxis protein: MNNLSLKWKILLSVTLTCILAVIVTTVVTVRGGLATTEETIIEDTRTLTQVLGASNVGAISFGDTTTVTNSLEALTESERVLNAVIYSDGKPFAWFIRGQEGGALPSDIPRTPRQTGMIEQDGHIVMTEAIMEGDTQIGTISARVDMSELNKLVSEAIADAVILIIVISVIAASIAYLVQASIIKPVNQVVRALRDISEGEGDLTRRLPVSGSDEIAELATCFNTFVERLHSIIASVADTAQEVSENAHMVSQLSNENENAIKNQQAEIEQVVVAIKQMANVVQDVTESVSETAEKAHQADQSATNGKQVVNATTRQIESLASEIRRAAEVIDRLNKETVSIGSVLDVIRGVAEQTNLLALNAAIEAARAGEQGRGFAVVADEVRTLASRTQSSTTEIQEMIERLQVGAKEAVEMMAQGTSQAEASVEKAGEATSSLVDITELVSVIRDRTNQVAVASEEQSSATQQIEGNIDSISQVAQSTAESSSRINSNTSSLAETAERLTSLVNRFKL, encoded by the coding sequence GTGAATAATTTATCGCTGAAATGGAAAATCCTACTGAGCGTCACATTGACCTGCATCCTGGCAGTCATCGTAACGACGGTGGTGACCGTCCGCGGTGGCCTTGCCACCACGGAAGAGACGATCATTGAAGACACCCGTACGCTGACCCAGGTTCTGGGTGCCTCCAATGTGGGGGCCATCAGTTTCGGGGACACCACCACCGTCACGAACTCACTGGAGGCACTGACCGAAAGCGAACGTGTTCTCAACGCCGTGATCTACAGCGACGGCAAGCCTTTCGCCTGGTTCATTCGCGGCCAGGAGGGGGGGGCACTGCCCAGCGACATTCCCCGCACCCCCCGTCAGACTGGGATGATCGAACAGGACGGCCATATCGTGATGACCGAAGCGATTATGGAAGGTGACACCCAGATCGGCACCATCTCCGCGCGCGTGGACATGAGCGAGCTGAACAAGCTGGTCAGCGAAGCCATTGCGGACGCCGTGATTCTCATCATCGTGATCAGTGTGATCGCCGCCTCCATCGCCTACCTGGTTCAGGCGAGCATTATCAAGCCGGTCAATCAGGTGGTGCGGGCTCTGCGCGATATCTCCGAGGGCGAGGGCGACCTGACCCGGCGTCTGCCGGTCAGCGGAAGCGATGAAATTGCCGAGCTGGCCACCTGCTTCAATACCTTCGTGGAACGTCTCCACAGTATCATCGCCAGCGTGGCCGACACGGCTCAGGAAGTCAGTGAAAACGCCCATATGGTGTCGCAGCTGTCCAATGAAAACGAGAATGCCATCAAAAACCAGCAGGCCGAAATCGAACAGGTCGTGGTCGCCATCAAGCAGATGGCCAACGTGGTACAGGACGTGACCGAGAGCGTCAGTGAAACCGCCGAAAAGGCGCATCAGGCCGATCAGTCCGCCACCAATGGCAAGCAGGTGGTGAACGCCACCACCCGCCAGATCGAGAGTCTGGCCTCTGAGATCCGCCGCGCCGCCGAGGTCATTGATCGTCTGAATAAGGAAACCGTCAGCATCGGTTCCGTGCTCGATGTCATCCGCGGCGTGGCCGAACAGACCAACCTGCTGGCCCTGAACGCCGCCATCGAAGCCGCGCGCGCCGGCGAGCAGGGTCGTGGCTTTGCCGTGGTCGCCGATGAAGTGCGTACCCTGGCCTCCCGCACCCAGAGCTCCACGACGGAAATCCAGGAAATGATCGAGCGGCTGCAGGTGGGCGCCAAAGAAGCCGTCGAAATGATGGCCCAGGGCACCAGCCAGGCCGAGGCCTCAGTGGAAAAAGCCGGAGAAGCCACCAGCTCTCTGGTCGACATCACCGAGCTGGTCAGCGTCATCCGTGACCGCACCAATCAGGTAGCGGTGGCCTCGGAAGAGCAAAGCTCGGCTACCCAGCAGATCGAAGGCAATATCGACAGTATTTCCCAGGTTGCACAGAGCACGGCGGAGAGTTCCAGCCGAATCAATTCCAACACCAGCAGCCTGGCGGAAACCGCGGAAAGACTCACCAGCCTGGTGAATCGCTTCAAGCTATAG
- the rho gene encoding transcription termination factor Rho: MNLTDLKTKPIEELIDIAREMGLESMARSRKQDIIFNILKRHAKSGEDIYGDGVLEILQDGFGFLRSADSSYLAGPDDIYVSPSQIRRFNLRTGDTIAGKIRPPKEGERYFALLKVNEINFDKPESSKHKILFENLTPLFPDERLRLEAGNGSTEDLTPRIIDLISPIGKGQRGLIVAPPKAGKTLMMQNIAQAITRNNPECHLIVLLIDERPEEVTEMQRSVRGEVVASTFDEPPARHVQVADMVIERAKRLVEHKKDVIILLDSITRLARAYNTVIPSSGKVLTGGVDAHALERPKRFFGAARNIEEGGSLTIIATALVDTGSKMDEVIYEEFKGTGNLELHLDRKIAEKRIYPAINVRRSGTRREDLLMKEDEMQRAWILRRLLHDMEDVAATEFLVDKLKDFKTNDEFFLSMKRK; the protein is encoded by the coding sequence ATGAATTTAACCGACCTGAAAACCAAACCCATCGAAGAACTGATCGACATCGCGCGGGAAATGGGGCTGGAAAGCATGGCCCGTTCGCGCAAACAGGACATCATCTTCAATATCCTAAAGCGCCACGCCAAGAGCGGTGAAGACATCTACGGCGACGGCGTCCTGGAAATTCTGCAGGATGGCTTTGGCTTTTTGCGCTCGGCCGACAGCTCTTACCTGGCCGGCCCGGACGACATCTATGTCTCCCCCAGCCAGATTCGCCGCTTCAATCTGCGCACCGGCGACACCATTGCGGGCAAGATCCGGCCCCCGAAGGAAGGCGAACGTTACTTCGCCCTCCTCAAGGTCAACGAGATCAACTTTGACAAGCCCGAAAGTTCCAAGCACAAAATCCTGTTTGAAAACCTCACCCCCCTGTTCCCCGATGAGCGTCTGCGCCTGGAAGCCGGTAACGGTTCCACCGAAGATCTGACTCCACGTATCATCGATCTGATTTCTCCCATCGGCAAAGGCCAGCGCGGCCTGATCGTGGCACCGCCCAAAGCCGGTAAAACCCTGATGATGCAGAACATTGCCCAGGCGATTACCCGCAACAACCCCGAGTGCCACCTGATCGTTCTGCTGATTGACGAGCGTCCGGAAGAAGTGACCGAAATGCAGCGCTCGGTGCGCGGCGAAGTGGTCGCCTCCACCTTTGACGAGCCGCCGGCCCGTCACGTGCAGGTGGCCGACATGGTGATCGAGCGGGCCAAGCGCCTGGTGGAACACAAGAAAGACGTGATCATTCTGCTCGACTCCATCACCCGCCTCGCCCGCGCTTACAACACCGTGATCCCCTCCTCCGGTAAAGTACTCACCGGTGGTGTGGACGCCCACGCCCTGGAGCGCCCCAAGCGGTTCTTCGGTGCGGCCCGGAATATTGAAGAGGGCGGCAGCCTGACCATCATCGCCACCGCGCTGGTGGATACCGGCTCGAAGATGGACGAAGTGATTTACGAGGAATTCAAAGGCACCGGTAACCTCGAACTGCACCTTGATCGGAAAATCGCCGAGAAGCGTATTTACCCCGCCATCAACGTGCGCCGCTCCGGCACCCGTCGCGAAGACCTGTTGATGAAGGAAGATGAAATGCAGCGCGCCTGGATTCTGCGCCGCCTGCTGCACGACATGGAAGACGTGGCCGCAACCGAGTTCCTGGTGGACAAGCTGAAGGACTTCAAGACCAATGATGAGTTCTTCCTGTCCATGAAGCGGAAGTAG